tatcagagatacaaaagaaaagggattggaaacgaaatttttacgaaatttttgcgtgaagcattccgcgttatagggcgtggctaaaactacaaaggattatatttatagtcagcatgctcattaccagtcttgactgctctacaatgtgctgtacatagaaacagtgaaattgatcatttttaatgttgatttttctaaaaagtaaagagaaattagctctaaaaagtccactaagccatgcagccactattactagacaaataaatgctatgcaagaagaaatagcctttactatgaagtcgtaggagggacaggcccgtggcgtgtctaaaagtatactaaagcagtttgaaggactatactgcaaacgtttatgaacagtacagcttatttatagcatgaagccattctatgtagcacttagatacataataaccaagtcaagcaatgtcctttgctgttttgacttcacaggagggacagagaaaagttgacatagagtaattcaagctaaactcaaaaaaattggaaacagagtaaagacaacggacttagagcttgtcagtggtataagcttacttctctcaagtatctcccaggccctgagtgatctctagtggataggagagctagaaaccagggatataaaacttttccatgtaattatttgcgagcgcaataattacacggagtgcttcaccggatgtcagtccttttacatagggcgtgggcggtcgtttccaatcccctttcttttgtatctctggttaTATATGATTATCGCTATTAAGATCTGATGGCtactggacctaaccctatGTCTATGAGCACCGACAGCGACAGTAGCAGTGAGGATGAAGGCAGCAATGGCAGAAacagtgacagtgacagtgacagtgacaCTCCTAACATAACAGTGACAGTGCTAGTGAGCCTGATAGTGAGCCAGAGGATGTTTGAGAGACAACATTAACACAGAGATGTCACAGACTAAAATTTAAGCGTATTGGTAGCAAGAAGGAGCAAAGATACCAAGATGCTCTTCGATCAGCTCAGGATGTGCGATGGCTTGGACATACAATCCCTGTCTCATTATTCAAGGAAACAACTGTCGACATCGCTTTCTTTCAccactagctctagctctgttgACATGTTCAGCCATGGCTAGCTGGTTAGTGCTGCTCAGAATTCGACTCTGGGGTCGCTTCTCATGCTGCTTGGCCTTGGCCACCCTGGGTACAGGTGTACATATTACATAAACACTGGCAGTAGGAGTGGACAACTGTCGACATTGCTTTGTTTCATCAatagctctagctctgtgttcaaCCATGACCAGCTGGTTAGATCTAGTCATAGTGTTGCTCCTGAGGGGAATTCGACTCTGGGGTCGCTTCTCATGCTGCTTGGCCTTGGCTGCCTTGGGTGTTCCTGTACATATTACATCAACACTGGCAGTAGGATCTAGGAGTTGAAAACTGTTGAAATAGCTTTCTCTTGGCTCTGTGTTCAACCATGACTAGCTGCTCCTGAGGGGAATTCGACTCTGGGGTCGCTTCTCATGCTGCTTGGCCTTGGCTGCCTTGGGTGTTACATCAACACTGGCAGTAGGAGTTGAAAACTGTTGAAATAGCTTTCTCTTGGCACTGTCACGTTCAGCcatagttagctagctaggatcAGGATTATGGTTTTAGATCCAGTTATTTTACTGCCGAGTCAGCATTATTTGTGCtaagtcagcaaaaacgaaaagcaatttggcctggaatgtcattaaaaggtcataattagtgaaagttcaagtgatgtcagacctcctctggttctaCCATACCGTAGATGGTTCTACTgtcgtacatgtactagtaccAGGATCTAGGAGTGCATTCCTGgtactacgtacatgtatatgtagctaGGCCGGTAGACTATAAAAGTACTGAGCTTAAATCATGAGTCTAAAATCTAAGTTTATCGTAGTCAAAGTCAATGAGTTCGAGTACACTATCGTGTGTAAGCTGTAAAGAGTATGTGTTCCACGATCCATACCAGTGTGACTGTGGAGATAGACTGTGTGGCAAGTGCTACACCTCCTATGTTGAAAGGTACGTATATAAATAAGGCTGCATTATTACTTATTAAAGCATTTCATGGTGAGTTGGagtagataattatactgtcattGTCACCaacttattattatagaggCCAGAAAAAGTTCATCTGTTTGTCCTGCGGTGAAGAGAACATTGTGGCCAACTGTTTCCGAGACAAGGCAGTGGAGTACGAGCTTCGGAACACCACCCTCAAGTGCCTGAACCAGTCCTGTCCCTGGGAGGGGGAGAGCAGGTTCTATCAGGTAAACACAGTGCATGCGATGAGCCTAATACTATTGTAGTTGGTTAGCTCCTTGACTAGACCTTAATTATTATGCCGAGACTGAGCTGACATATTCTTGATCCTATGCAGTGGCATAGGAAGTGGGgtggctccaggggctggagccccccttgttggagagcaatgTTTAGCTTGAACTGTTGAGTTAGCTTAGCTATAGCAAGCTAGCTGCAGCCAGGTAGCTATTAAACTGTAAATTACGTGATTATTTCAATTATGGGCTATGTTTCGAAAGTCTAAAGTGCAAAGTGatagatctaccacagagATGATGATTGATCTATGAGcctagtctcgaattccagcctctttCAGTCTTTGCAAGAATACGAAGCTGGGGAGagcgtggccagactactaTGAGCCCCCCTTCCAAAAaatcttcctacgccactgctatGTAAACCTGAGAACCAGCATTTACATGCATAGATACAAGTACAACGCGTGTACCCGGAATCAGTGGCTTCCAGTGGTATTCATGGATTTCCTGAACTTTAATACTAGGGTATTTTGACAACAGTACCAGGTAGTTGTAATAGCTCCTTCCTCTATGAATAGCTATAGTTTACTGATCCTGATCTTTTGTCTAGCATTAATATTTGTAGGCTCTGTGTTGTCTGTTGATGATATTAGTGGCCAAAATATTTGAGTCTGTGTCGGTGTTGTCTCACGCCAGTTTGTTGTTCACATGTGTCTATTGTCTGTGTTTCTGCAGGAGCATAAGAAGTCCTGCAAGTTTGGATCAGTACAATGCACCAACTCAATATACGGCTGTAAAGAAGAACTAATTAGGAGTCAATTACAGGACCACCTCAACAATAAATGCAACTTCAACCCGATCACTTGTCGATGGTGTGGACAACGCACCCTCAATGAAGATGTAAGTTATTCACTGTGCTTCATTAATCTCAAAGATATAATGCTATAGCCGTTTAGAACTCCAAACTAATCATCACGATTCCCAAACACACAGGTTCACATTCAGAAAGAGTGTGAGATGGCACTAGACTACTGCCCCAATGGATGTGGGGAAAGGTTACCTAGGAGAGAGGTCAGTTATAATGTCAGAGGTTAATTCTTGTGATGTGGTCAGAAATTCATTGCCTTTGTTAGTACATTTTCAAGAATGTCATTTCCTGTTTTAGTGCCAGAACACCCCATGAATAAATTGTTTAGTTGATGACCTTTACTCACTCCCCCACAGATGGTAAAGCATACTAAAACAGTATGCACTCACCAAGTAAGGGAATGCGACTACAAGGACTTGGGGTGCACTTACAAGGTATGTTTACACACATTAATTACCTGAGGCGTGTGAgcgtcgtttggtttgtttttACCCGAGGCCATGCCACAGCCAGCGGGTACAGTAGTCGTCTGATTTGTTTGTCGGTTTGTGACACATGAGTCTGCTTACCTAGATTCCATAGCGCAGCATGGATAGTTTTAACAATGACAGATTTcaatgttaaagctttgtcgttgtgtataaaagcgagcaaaaagTTAAGAAGCCTGAGCTTGCACGTTGCCtagctctacacgcgacctttattcgaggtagatctaaatatttgcagctgaagtgatcctttaccagtctctctattaaaagtagaattgtaggTTATTGCTTCTTTACTATTGTGtaactgaacactcctctggtttttaTAAACCTATttatttatgtcaacagcTGATGGTTAGCAATTACGTGCTCGTAAATGATGTCATTGCTTAGTTACAAATTAACGCTCTTATTGGTCTGCAGGGTACCATCAAGGACCTAACGAAACATGCAAAAGAGTACCCCGCATATCACAATCAACTACTGAAAATGGCCAACAAAGAAATGAAGCAATCTCTTGAGCACCAAATTGCCTTAATAGATACCAAAACAGACGATTTGAAATCTGAAATTAGCAAAATTCGGTCTGAGGTGCAGTCACGACTGCAACCAGTAACAGATGCTGTGGTCaaagctgagtcagcaattaTCCAACTACAAGATGGACTCAGTGAGGTATCTCTGCTATTACAAACACTTCAAGCAGCCAGTTACGATGGAACATTCATTTGGAAGATCCCCGAAGTCACTAGGAGAAGACAAGAAGCTAGAACTGGGAAAACTGTATCTCTGTATTCTGCTCCATTCTATACAAGTCGCCATGGATACAAGCTCTGCCTGAGACTCTACATGAATGGCGATGGTTCTGGGAAGGGCACTCACTTGTCGTTCTTTATTACCCTAATGCGAGGAGAGTACGATGCCCTCCTCCCCTGGCCGTTCAGACAGGCAGTCACTCTGACCTTGGTGGACCAGAATAAGCAGCGAGACATTGTCCAGTCGTTCCGTCCTGAACCAACGTCCTCATCATTCCAGAGACCACGCAATGAGATGAATGTTGCCTCAGGCTGTCCCACATTTGCTCTCGTCTCTGTCCTTGACAACGTCTCCTACGTCAAGGACGATACCTTGTTCCTTAAATGCAAGGTTAACACCACTGGACTGACCAATGAATGACAAAAGTCTCGGAGTACTTGACAccatcattattttgtgtgcTGAGTACTCCTTTTCATGTCTATACTCAAACTTATATGCAATATTTATAATGTTCATTATTTATTCTCAAAACACTGCTTTATTTATTTACGCAatgttcactataattattttattcattACTGTTAAATGTTCGTGCTGAATTTAAACGAGTAAAGGAGATTCCTACGTACTGCAACACTTTAACAGTACTAGTAATACTTAGGCCCTGATacattatgctcggaataattttagcatcaTAGCCTTCataggtgtctaaagaataaTTAGCATCAACGTCCCCccttttggtaaagatcattttTGCATTATATAATGTTTTCATTAGCAAAAAATGCTGAAGGTGAATTATGGATTCAGTTCAGTGagtcagcaagataacactgagaaTCATGATTGAATTTATATTAATTAAGTCGTAGTTGCATGTGTGCTGTGGTTTATGTTTACGTCAGAATTTTTTGAGAATAATTGGATTTTTTATGAGCATattaggcacatttttcaagaattaataATGCGTGAAAAAAAAATAatttgtgacaggctctgggaaaaaggccatattggagcaggctacaattgttgagatttaaataccagatgatagagcaaagaattgcctatgcattgatatgcttagtttgcacatacctcttttcatgcctgagttatgcgcgttggaaactcaaaGTTCTGAAATAGCGGTATTGAGAAACACCCACTTaatcagagcatcagattttatagagaggtagtagaaagactgtagataactataagctAAGAAAAATGattatgagattatacaccGCAGTCCATAAATCTGGCcattgctcaataccaatatctgctccaatatggcctttttcccagagcctgtcacatttatcagggcctaactTGGAACACTGGGAAACAGTATAGGCACAATGCAAGAACCGATGGGGaacagtatatatagaaacAGTACAATAATGGAACAGAGAGAACACTGGGAACACTATATAGGAACCGTATAGGACTGAACGCTATAGGAACTGTAGGACTGAACACTATATAGCTGGGAACCGTATAGCAACAGTAGGAACAGAGGGAACAATTGGACCATGGAAACAGCAGGAACTGTATCAACACTACGAATTGTAGCTAGGAACAGGGAGAACCTTATAGGAAGAGGGAACACTATACATatagcagtggcgtaggaaggggaggctccaggggctggagccccccgcCCCATCTTTCTAGGCTTTAAGTAGATCAAGCTGCACTATGTAGATAATCAGACTTTTTTGTCCATTCAAAAAACTAGAGCCCCCCCATTGAAAAATTgtttcctacgccactgtataAGGAACCGTAGGACTGACCATGtaggaacagtaggaacagaGGAAACACTGGGGTCACTATAGGAACTGTATAGCCTTATAGGActgaacactataattatagctatatataggaaCCGTAGGAACAATAGGAACATGCAGAAGGAACAATAAGAACACAAGGAACAGATTAGTCGAGGGATTAGTATAGGAATAGATACTATAAGGAACAGTGTTACACTATATAGGAACAGAGGGAacactgtatatacgtatataggcAGAGGAAACAGTATACGAACAAAGAAAACAGTATAGGAACAGAGGGAACAGTAGAACCAAGCAGCAGTGGCCAAAGACTTGGGACCACTGGATGCCTAATGGAGGTCAGTATAGAAGTGTATCTTACTTAGAGTTCCCCCTGTAGATCTCGACTGCATTGAGAGCCGATCCTGAGAACTGTTTCACTCGAGTGCTGGAGCGACCATGCACTCTCACACAGATGCTGATGACAGGAGACGGTTTTGGGATAGCAGCTAGGCAGATTGACATAGGCAGGATCAAAGGAAATatgcatataaataattattagtagccacacatgcacataattaataAACTGTAGGAGGAGATTGAGCATCTtactatgtataattatagtttcaaTAATTTATGGTATAGCATTGCGGAATCAATAAATATCGTCTAACTATGtttccttgtttgtaatgtgctcTGCATACATGTGAGGCCGTTTGATCTAATAACTGTACAATGAATACAGCACTTACAACAGTTTacccctatatatattatggCAATGTTTCACTTTGTACATAATTCTATAGCATGACGATATCCATGCAGTTTAAGGAGTTTGCTGTATATTgcagctatacatgcatgtatatagctggtTTGATAATACAATATTCCATAATACA
The Halichondria panicea chromosome 14, odHalPani1.1, whole genome shotgun sequence DNA segment above includes these coding regions:
- the LOC135347543 gene encoding TNF receptor-associated factor 3-like gives rise to the protein MSSSTLSCVSCKEYVFHDPYQCDCGDRLCGKCYTSYVERGQKKFICLSCGEENIVANCFRDKAVEYELRNTTLKCLNQSCPWEGESRFYQEHKKSCKFGSVQCTNSIYGCKEELIRSQLQDHLNNKCNFNPITCRWCGQRTLNEDVHIQKECEMALDYCPNGCGERLPRREMVKHTKTVCTHQVRECDYKDLGCTYKGTIKDLTKHAKEYPAYHNQLLKMANKEMKQSLEHQIALIDTKTDDLKSEISKIRSEVQSRLQPVTDAVVKAESAIIQLQDGLSEVSLLLQTLQAASYDGTFIWKIPEVTRRRQEARTGKTVSLYSAPFYTSRHGYKLCLRLYMNGDGSGKGTHLSFFITLMRGEYDALLPWPFRQAVTLTLVDQNKQRDIVQSFRPEPTSSSFQRPRNEMNVASGCPTFALVSVLDNVSYVKDDTLFLKCKVNTTGLTNE